One segment of Curtobacterium poinsettiae DNA contains the following:
- a CDS encoding Fic family protein, which yields MRREDFRSERFGSLTTRPLSEWPHAYFLPALLPRELVLEPVTNAAVSRADIAIGRLAGLGQLVQEPELLLGPSMAQEALASSRIEGTQASLSDVLSVENDEEILDEDLREVDNYLRAAREGVDLLADLPITQRFICALHETLMRDVRGDEKAPGELRRSPVWIGSPNARPETARFIPPHQDHLPDALADWERFVNGRLEAMSVTVKCALMHYQFETIHPFLDGNGRIGRLLIGFSLIAEGILPAPILHISGYFEQYRTEYYERLQAVRERGEVDEWIQFFAEAVTVRANDSAERIRKLVEIRERYRLAARSERSALPGLVDVIFKNPVLTVASVRRALDVSQPTASSLLRRAEEYGWVRSLGRAGRGGRERWRADEIWNAVAGSLDES from the coding sequence ATGCGGCGAGAAGACTTCCGATCAGAACGCTTCGGCTCGCTGACGACCCGGCCGTTGTCCGAGTGGCCGCACGCCTACTTCCTCCCAGCGCTCCTGCCCCGTGAGCTCGTCCTCGAGCCCGTGACGAACGCCGCCGTGTCCCGTGCGGACATCGCCATCGGCCGGCTGGCAGGGCTCGGGCAACTCGTCCAGGAGCCTGAACTCCTGCTCGGGCCATCGATGGCGCAAGAAGCTCTGGCGAGCTCGCGGATCGAGGGCACCCAGGCGTCGCTGAGTGACGTGCTCAGTGTCGAGAACGACGAGGAGATCCTCGACGAAGATCTTCGGGAGGTCGACAACTACCTCCGCGCTGCTCGCGAAGGTGTTGATCTGCTTGCGGACCTCCCCATCACGCAACGCTTCATCTGCGCGCTCCACGAGACCCTGATGCGCGATGTCCGCGGTGATGAGAAAGCTCCCGGCGAGCTGCGTCGGTCGCCGGTGTGGATCGGATCCCCGAACGCGAGACCGGAGACCGCGAGGTTCATCCCGCCGCACCAGGACCACCTTCCCGACGCCCTCGCCGACTGGGAGCGGTTCGTCAACGGACGACTCGAGGCGATGTCGGTGACCGTGAAGTGCGCGCTGATGCACTACCAATTCGAGACCATTCACCCGTTCCTCGACGGCAACGGTCGGATCGGGCGACTCCTGATCGGGTTCTCGCTCATCGCAGAGGGCATCCTGCCGGCACCGATCTTGCACATCTCCGGGTACTTCGAGCAGTACCGCACCGAGTACTACGAGCGACTGCAGGCGGTGCGCGAGCGCGGTGAGGTGGATGAATGGATCCAGTTCTTCGCCGAGGCCGTCACGGTCCGCGCGAACGACAGCGCGGAACGGATCCGCAAGCTCGTCGAGATCCGAGAGCGTTACCGCCTCGCTGCTCGGTCAGAACGATCTGCGCTGCCCGGGCTCGTGGATGTGATCTTCAAGAACCCGGTCCTCACGGTCGCTTCGGTTCGGCGAGCGCTCGACGTCTCACAACCGACAGCTTCGTCGCTCCTCCGGCGGGCCGAAGAGTACGGCTGGGTCCGATCGCTCGGACGAGCCGGTAGAGGTGGCCGAGAGCGTTGGCGCGCCGACGAGATCTGGAATGCTGTCGCTGGCAGCCTGGACGAGAGCTGA
- a CDS encoding NAD(P)H-dependent oxidoreductase, which translates to MPTLIVTAHPDPDSLTHHVARRLRDALPSGSAELADLAAEAFDPRFTLADRQTYRTGVDAPPDVVSEQQRIDRATDLVLVFPVWWWSMPALLKGWVDRVFVNGWAFDVDPEGGIRRNLGQLTVHLVPIAGDDVGVYERHGYGEALRTQIEHGIVDFCGARRGITAFVHDSEHDDADVRARAVTAAVEAVVGVVAPGTEH; encoded by the coding sequence GTGCCAACGCTCATCGTGACCGCCCACCCCGACCCCGACTCGCTCACGCACCACGTCGCGCGCCGGCTGCGCGATGCGCTGCCGTCGGGCTCCGCAGAACTCGCCGACCTCGCCGCCGAGGCGTTCGACCCACGGTTCACGCTGGCTGACCGGCAGACGTACCGCACCGGAGTGGACGCGCCGCCGGACGTGGTGTCCGAGCAGCAGCGGATCGATCGTGCCACCGACCTCGTGCTCGTGTTCCCGGTCTGGTGGTGGTCGATGCCGGCGCTGCTCAAGGGTTGGGTCGACCGGGTGTTCGTGAACGGCTGGGCGTTCGACGTCGATCCCGAGGGCGGGATTCGCCGGAACCTCGGCCAGCTGACCGTCCACCTGGTCCCGATCGCAGGTGACGACGTCGGCGTGTACGAGCGACACGGGTACGGCGAGGCCCTCCGGACGCAGATCGAACACGGCATCGTCGACTTCTGCGGGGCTCGGCGGGGCATCACAGCCTTCGTCCACGATTCCGAGCATGACGATGCCGACGTGCGTGCCCGCGCGGTCACCGCAGCGGTCGAGGCTGTCGTCGGGGTCGTCGCCCCGGGCACCGAACACTGA
- the tsaE gene encoding tRNA (adenosine(37)-N6)-threonylcarbamoyltransferase complex ATPase subunit type 1 TsaE has protein sequence MTESARVLLDTTVDGTEAMGELGARLAAVLRAGDLVVLTGPLGAGKTTLTRGLGAALGARGQVSSPTFVLARTHPTTAGPDLVHVDAYRLSDPVELDDLDLDWDAAIVVVEWGRGMVDGISDSVLDVEITRPTGADAVEHGDDDLDPDDVPDEPRRVVVTATGPRWDGVAL, from the coding sequence GTGACCGAGTCGGCGCGGGTCCTGCTCGACACCACCGTCGACGGCACCGAGGCGATGGGGGAGCTCGGTGCCCGACTGGCCGCGGTGCTGCGCGCGGGGGACCTCGTCGTGTTGACCGGACCGCTCGGCGCCGGCAAGACGACCCTGACGCGCGGGCTCGGCGCTGCACTCGGCGCGCGCGGCCAGGTGTCCAGCCCGACCTTCGTCCTCGCCCGGACGCACCCGACGACCGCCGGCCCCGACCTGGTGCACGTCGACGCCTACCGGCTGTCCGACCCCGTGGAGCTGGACGACCTGGACCTCGACTGGGACGCCGCGATCGTCGTGGTCGAGTGGGGCCGGGGCATGGTCGACGGCATCAGCGACAGCGTGCTCGACGTCGAGATCACGCGTCCCACCGGCGCGGACGCGGTCGAGCACGGAGACGACGACCTCGACCCCGACGACGTGCCCGACGAGCCCCGCCGTGTCGTCGTCACCGCCACCGGTCCGCGCTGGGACGGCGTGGCCCTCTGA
- the alr gene encoding alanine racemase: MSSAPLRQARIDLDAYRANLDRVREWMDPVAVMAIMKADAYGHGLEPIALAAVDAGIRWIGVLTVPAALRLRSIGVGEDVHLFTWQHDPDLDFRDAIDSAVDLGVSNVAELQRIIDAVDQRPARVHLGVDSGLHRDGATPSDWPALVELARDAQRNGRIEVVAAYTHLAEASDHEDSAAVAVFDAAIEIAEDLGLDVPMEHVAASLAGLERKEFRKDMVRMGANLFGIPGADGVSAADLGLEPVMTLTASVAKTKRVPVDTGVSYDYTYRTATETTLALVPVGYADGVPRLAQGRIEVAIGGKRYPIAGRVAMDQFLVDVGEDDVQTGDTVVLFGTGEHDEMTVLEWGAALETIGEEIVCRIGSRVPRSYEGHDIEGRVGEYLRGERP, from the coding sequence GTGAGCTCCGCACCGCTGCGTCAGGCGCGCATCGACCTCGACGCCTACCGTGCCAACCTCGACCGTGTCCGCGAGTGGATGGACCCGGTCGCCGTGATGGCGATCATGAAGGCCGACGCGTACGGGCACGGCCTCGAGCCGATCGCACTCGCTGCCGTCGACGCCGGCATCCGCTGGATTGGTGTGCTGACGGTGCCCGCCGCCCTGCGCCTGCGCTCGATCGGCGTCGGCGAGGACGTCCACCTGTTCACCTGGCAGCACGACCCCGACCTGGACTTCCGCGACGCCATCGACTCGGCCGTCGACCTCGGCGTCTCGAACGTCGCCGAGTTGCAGCGCATCATCGACGCCGTCGACCAGCGACCGGCCCGGGTGCACCTCGGTGTCGACTCCGGCCTGCACCGCGACGGCGCGACGCCGTCGGACTGGCCGGCGCTCGTCGAGCTCGCCCGGGACGCCCAGCGGAACGGCCGCATCGAGGTCGTCGCCGCGTACACGCACCTGGCCGAGGCGTCCGACCACGAGGACAGCGCCGCGGTCGCCGTGTTCGACGCCGCGATCGAGATCGCCGAAGACCTGGGGCTGGACGTCCCGATGGAGCACGTCGCCGCGTCGCTCGCGGGGCTCGAGCGCAAGGAGTTCCGCAAGGACATGGTCCGGATGGGTGCGAACCTGTTCGGCATCCCCGGCGCGGACGGCGTCTCGGCAGCGGACCTCGGACTCGAGCCGGTGATGACCCTCACCGCGTCGGTCGCGAAGACGAAGCGCGTCCCCGTCGACACCGGCGTCTCCTACGACTACACGTACCGCACCGCGACCGAGACGACCCTGGCGCTCGTGCCCGTCGGGTACGCCGACGGGGTCCCCCGTCTGGCACAGGGCCGCATCGAGGTCGCGATCGGTGGCAAGCGGTACCCGATCGCCGGCCGCGTCGCGATGGACCAGTTCCTGGTGGACGTCGGCGAGGACGACGTGCAGACCGGTGACACCGTCGTGCTGTTCGGCACCGGCGAGCACGACGAGATGACCGTGCTCGAATGGGGCGCGGCGCTCGAGACCATCGGTGAAGAGATCGTCTGCCGGATCGGCAGCCGTGTGCCTCGGTCCTACGAGGGCCACGACATCGAGGGACGCGTCGGGGAGTACCTGCGGGGCGAGCGGCCGTGA